Within Anolis sagrei isolate rAnoSag1 chromosome X, rAnoSag1.mat, whole genome shotgun sequence, the genomic segment ATccacacagtacctttatcccaggagctcccggtTCAAAATCGTGGGTGGCCAAACGACGACCCCTGAAAACACAGGGAAAAAATGCTACAAAGCACTAAAAACGTTgtgggaatatcccagttctggctGGAAAATGTGGATATTCGAatctctgtgggcccttccacacagctatatcaCCCAGAACATTGAGGTGGAAaaacccataatatctgctttgaattggaatatctgagtcctcactgccatatatccagttcaaagcggataatgtgggattttcttcagctgtgtggaagggacctatatgtccctacactcagaaaatacaggatttttATGTTGGTTTATTCCCATACATGGTTTGTTCCACATACATGTCAGTTCCTGATTGGTTTTATCCGAAGAACATGGCAACAATTGACTAGAGCGCAAAAACTATATCCTAGCAAGAGAAACTTTGTCCTCCAcacgtttaatgaagtttgtgacacagAAACAAAAGTTTTGCTGTGTGATCAACTTCCCCCATGTTTTATGATtaaagcaatgaggaacagagacatgtataacccaggaacatcacccAGTTGTTTCCAGGCACAAGTACATGACAaaacctgtctggacagatggccatgcggCCTCTGAATTACAATAATGATGAAGtactgttcctggcttgaaagtgtgagTTCCTGTTTAATAGTCttgtcctgactttgaaagtagtggtcctCCTCCACAAACTTTGTGTGCCACAAACTTAATTAAAGGtgtggaggatgaagtttctctAGCCAGGATGAAGTTTTCACCCTCTAGTCAGAATTCATAATCTTTTCAGGaaaaaagcaatgaggaacagatatgtttgacccaggaacaaaactcataCAAATGATGCGCATATTTATATGCATCTATACatttcaaaggttttttttaaaaaaacgccaACATTTCTGGTGGATGTCCCGCAGCAGCCATCTTGCGGGCTTCAAAATCCTGGAACAAAGTTGTTAGTGTGGATGACAGAGGCACAAATCTTGGGACTAACAGGTCTGTGTGGTGACCTCTTCTCCGGACCCAGGTTTTTTGTCCTACCTATTAAAcccgcaatttggtgctgtctggaagcaccctgagtccacactgccatatatcccagttcaaagcagataatgtgagattttatactgctgtgttgaaggggccacagttcaaagcacattttgtgcattatctgctttcatattctgtgttatattgctgtgtggaggggccctcagCAGGTTAGGACCTGGATGCAAAATCACCCAGGCACCACATATACCACCATGTCAAAATTGGTATTATTTGTatacgagtccacactgccatgtaatccagttccaGGATAACACTGTGTAATGAAATTTCAGGgaaaaagttctgttcctggtctaaatgtgttatttcctgtttaattgtgcggtcctgactttgaaagtcattgtactactccagaaacttcatttttgtggctgccacaaactaggggcccttccacacagccctatatcctggaatatcaagacagaaaatcccacaatatcagctttgaactgggttatctgagtccacattgccatataatccagttcaatgtagattttaaacTGTGTGTGGAAAGTGCATAgtgtaatctggattttatatggcagtgtagatgaggaatGGAGGAACGTCTTGACCAAACCACCAAAGGGAAAAACTTGTGAAATTCATGAAACTGCCCAAAGTCAATGGGCCACTTGAAGGTGTAGAGTGCATCCCATCTTAATACCTGCCTGAATGCATTCGAtttttgtctgatcttggaagctaagcagggtcagcatgGATGGGAGATCCAGATTATTCTAGGTGCTGTGGGCTGTGCTTCAGAGGAAGCCCTCAGCCGAACCACCAATGGAAAAACCCTATCACATTAATGGGGTTGCCCGAAGTCAGcaggcagcttgaaggcacaggGGTGGGCACATGGGAGattctgttttaatggttttgtttCCTCTTTTGCTGACTATGTTCGTAGGTAGCGGACAACAGTCAGTGACTGGAGTCGAAGCTTCTGATGATGCAAACAGCTATTGGCGGATCCGGGGCAAAACCGAGGGGTCCTGCCAGCGAGGGATGCCAGTGAAGTGCGGACAAGCCGTGCGCCTCACACATGTCAACACAGGGAAGAATCTGCACACCCACCACTTCTCTTCACCGCTCTCCAACAATCAGGTCAGAACCAGATTCtcccattacactatgtaacatatttttttaaaaaaatgttcttggtttaaaagtgttatttcctatttaattgtgcagtacttactgtgaaagtagttgttctattccagaaattttgtttttgtggctgccacaaactaggttgaattgacTGAGACTCAATGACATACTCATtgaaaaaactatagcaaaatgtgctgcagaatgtcctgcaaaaacaaagttaataaacaaaaataaccTTTGTGcattttttatgatagagccaattagaaaatgacatttataaaccaggaTCAAAATCATGTTATGTAGTGTTACGTTCCATATTTCTTGTATGTGTAGTCCAGGATTGCACAACTTGGTGATATGAAGGGGCTGAAATTAAAATAGGCTAAACTTCTTGGGGCTGTagatagggtttgggtttgggagAGGGCGCCTTTCCTTCAGAGGAAGCAGCAAAGTCTTGATTTCCCTCCTGGTGGCGAGTAGCAGTCGAACCGAACGGAGGCCCTTCTTCTTTACCATCTCCTCCCTCTAAAAATGGCTAGTTGcatttactgttctgattctagagtttttttaatactggtaaccagattttgttcattttcatggtttgctcctttctgtttaaattgtccacatacttgtgggtttcagtggcttctctgtgtagtgtgacatggtTGTtattggtccagcatttctgtgttctccaataatatgctgtgtccatcttggttcatcaggtgttctgctatggctgacttctctggttgaagtagtctgcagtgcctttcatgttccttgatttgtgtttgggcaatgctgggtttggtggtccctatgtagacctcCTGGagaggtgagaggacccctcttgtcctaccagtatttttttaaaaaaactctaaaatcaggacagtaaataaagaacaacactaaaaaaacaggagaACGCCAGACCGGAAtaaatcagggtcagctaaaacctcttaacaaaggattgccccaggcaggaagcagccaggctttgaagctgcaaggccattcaatgctaatcaaggttaccaattacaacattcacacttgcctcaaacagacaagaattctttctcccaccctagacattattccacagatatataaacctcacttgccaagattccaacagaccttacaacttcTGTGGaggcctgccataaatgtgggtgaaacatcaggagagaatgcttctggaacatggccatatagtctggaaaactcacaacaacccagtgattctggccatgaaagccttcgacaacactttccCAACCTATGTTTCCTACTGAGATCAGAATTCCAGCATCCTGACTTGATCTATCGGTGGTGTCCACTTTGTCACAGGCAAGTTTGGTAGCTTTGATGCACACAGAAGGAAGCGTGCAGAGATAAACACTTTCATCTTAAACCCTCCAAAATCTCAAACCTTGTGaaggccacatccagccccctaGGCCGCAAGTGTTACAGGCCTGATGTAATCCAAGGCAAATGTAGTTAGTGCTTATTTTGGTTCAAAGCAGCTTTTACTTTTTGAGAGTAAATCATTTTTATTCAAACATATAACatgcatataacaacaacaacaattacagacttactaaacagggaaagaaaaaagaacatagTTAAGAAtacaaagaagaaacaaaaaccaCTACCATAAAAAGCCAGAAAGAAGAATGCTTTTCCATTATATGTAAAGCTAAAGCACAACAGCCAAAAAACACGtaagttattaaaatattacatttataCTTTGATCACACCAGGTATGCAGTCCACTTCTAGGCTTGTTGGCTCAGATTTAAATTATCGAGTTGTGCTATTTAGTAAGTGTGGTGAGGACTTCAGCTACACTACAATATTTTTTCTTAACTGAGACAGGTATACGATAGTGTTGAAAAGTGAAAAATCCTTTTGAAATACTCTGAACTGATGGTTTCTGTAACATGGGTTGCATTGATACAGAGTCCCACATCCAGACGATGTAGCGGATGTTCACTGTCGTACAATAGAACGCAACTTTGTAATCTGCATTTTTGAAACATTTGCTGTGGAAAGCAGTAGTTGCCTTGGAATAAGAAGGGAATGTGAATGGCAACTCTGTCATTCTGGAATAAGGCTCCTACATGACTCTAGctcatgtaaaataataataataaacgcaTAGAATCGTTTAGTGCTCTTAAAGGCCTAAATGTTGGCTCCTGACTAAAGTAGAGCCACTTAATCAGTCACCATGTAGGTAAAATGAGATCACTGTTCTAGTTAGGAGGAACAATTGAATTTAGGCCAGAAGTGAAAATCATGATGATATTAAGCTGTAAAGTCTAAGACTTTTTCATCATTTGCATTGCTGGCTAGGAGGACAGGGCTGTGCCATTTGCACTCCCCAATACTTTAgggttaatgtattgtcgaaggctttcatggctggaatcactgggttgttgtaggtttttccgggctatatggccatgttctggaggcattttcttccaatctgatgaaccaacctggacacagcatattatttgagaacacagaaacgctggaccactctcacaaccaccatgtcagactacacagataagccattgaaatccacaagcatgtggacaatttcaacagaaaggaagaaaccatgaaaatgaactaaatctggctactagtattaaaaaactcaaaaattacaacagcaaaacaacagagaataaacaatcaggcacatcaaatcacctctcaaagaaagattcccccaggcacttccaagccattaaatgctaatcaaggtgatcagttgaaacattcacacctagctccagcagacaaaagtcctttgtctcaccctggtcattccacagatatataaacccattttcctacttccaacagacctcactacctctgaggattcttgccatagatgcaggcgaaacgtcaggagaaaatgcctccagaacatggccatatagcccggaaaaacgtacaacaacccactttaggGTTAATTGGCAGATTGGGGGGTGGTTTGTGGCAAAGTTCTAGGAAACTATCCACATATGATAACAACATGGCACACATGTGGTGCCCAGCACATTGAAAGAGATATTACTACTCTGCCACATCAGATAACCCAAGAAGCGCTGCTTTTGGATATGTAAATATTACTCTGTGGTAAATGGGAGCTTATCAAAGTGTACCCAGTCAGCTTGAGGCTTTTAATCCATTCACCATTCCAGTCTGTTTCTGTGAGTCGGGGTTTAGTATTGTGAGCTGAtgttgagttaatgcagtttgacatcacctttagctgttgtggctcaatgctatggaatccagggagattGTTTGCTgagacaccagccctctttgCGCAGCTCCCAGGATGCTATAGCGTAGAacaaagtgggatcaaactgcattcattctacagcataaatgcacccttagaaatggaaaagtaacttttgtaGGTACAGTTTTCAGGTCTCTAAGCTAGTGCATGATCACGATCACATTaacatacaggttgagcatcccttttcaGGAAAtatgaaatacttcaaaatctacAGTATAGGTGTCCGGGAGAGTGACGTgtttactttctgatggttcaatatacacaagACTTTACTTTGTGCATGTAATAATGCTGTGTATAAAATCACCTTATATGTGAAACGCCagtgaattttgtatttttttaattcttatttAGTACATAATAACAATCTGTGAATAGGTAACAGACAGCTATTgcatatacacattatatataattgAGCATTTTTATGTTATCTATTCATCTCTTTAGAAAGCTATTAttcttttcacttttttcctctttttcccgCTCTGCACCCCCCCATCCCATACTCCTAAAACATTTTCttctatatctttatctttaacgatgaatgcaattttcttaatcttTGTACTGTATTTGTGTTGGCTTCACCACTTTCTATCAATTCCATATTGATCAACCGTTTCTCTTTAATTCCTTCTGTTTTGTCCTGCTGCACGTCATCTCGAGTTATCGGTGCTGTAATGTCCAATTGTACTTGATCAAACATAATTATTCCACTTTTCCATATTCAATTTTTTATCTTTCCGTCCCCATGCTATTACCACCTTGCCTGCTAAAATCATTGCTCTAAATAAATCTTGGGGGGTGGGGTTGCATTTATCTTATTGTTCCCAAGTATTCCCATTAACATAAGGTACATATTTACTTGAattgatgttttaaaaatgtctcaattttctttattatttcccCCCCAGAAAATTATAGTTTTGTccaatttcatatttagacttggcTGTCATcttttaataaatgtattatgtacatatatgcaaaaaaaaaattccaaaacacttttggtccctAGCATTTTAGCTAAGAGGAATTCAACCTGTATCCCTTTAGGCATTTTCCTGAATTGGTCTCTCAGCTGATGTTCACACTTAAAGcaatttttcccctttcctcttggTTGTAACAGGAAGTCAGCGCCTTTGGCGATGATGGTGAAGGCGATGACTTAGACGTATGGGTGGTCCAGTGCGGCAGGGTGTACTGGGAGAGGGACGATGCCGTACGCTTCAAGCACATAGGGACCGATGTCTTCCTTTCCGTCACCGGCGAACAGTACGGCCACCCCATCCGGGGCCAACGGGAGGTCCATGGCATGCACTCCCCGAACAACCACAACTACTGGAAGGCGATGGAAGGGGTGTTCATCAAGCCTAGCTTGGACTCTACGAAGCACGACGAGCTCTAGAGACAAGCAAGGCACTTGAGGTGGAAACCTCTTGACCAAAGTGTGTGAGCCGGTCCCATTCTGTAAATAGCAAACCTGAATCACCAACACCTTAAAGGGACGGAGATTGATTTGGAGGGCAACTTTGTCAGGGGCAATTGGCCAGATCTCAGGCAGACAGTTTGGCTCCCTTCCATTTTTGGAAGccgcttcctttcttttctctttcaggtttttttaaGAGAAGGGGAAATTGCAAATCACCATGTAAACAACCTGATCCAAAGTGCAATAAAAAAACTTACGTACATTTTTAAGGGAAATCATGAACAACGCGTGAAGCAATGGAGGAGCGTGTTGTAGTCTGAAACTTGAAAATCTGGGGCTTTGTAGATAAAACTCATCTGTAACTTACTTTTTAAAGTGCCTGCCGCCCACAATAATTTGCTCTTAGCATTTGCATCTCATGGGAGAAATGTAGGTTTTacgtattttaaaataaaaaccactGTAAATGTAACATGTTGGTAGTAAGAAGGAGATTTGCTACGTTCATTTTGCCGCAAATAGAAGCATGGTCTCATATGGTTAATCATTCATACACTTCTTTCTACAGTGGGCAGCGACTTCTGCAAATTGGATTAATCACAAATTTTATTACAAACATTCTCTTTAAGAATCCCTATGTCCACCTATGAGAAATTTATCACAAAGTGATTCTAGGGAATTCTTGATCCTCTGGTGTGATTCTTTTGTCAAATCTTGTTGGAATAtgactatagagttgtgctggtggattgagagattcctagagaggttttctcaggtttaaaaatattttatttgtttttttcccattttgacGGGGGTCTTGTCCTGCTCAGCGCCAGCAAACATGGAGAGCTACAGCAGTTTCATTATTATGTGCAactatttatttttctcttttgtacACATATACTAAAAAGAATGTGTAAAGTACAGGGAATGTTTACCTATTCTCCTGGCATGTACACCTTTCTGGGGGCTAGAATCCAAACAAGGCCTATAATGTGAACAGATAAACTTCTGTGTCTCATAAGCCAGGTCCTGACATTCTTTACAACTCTCGAAATATTATTGTCAATGCCGGCATGTTTCCTTCTTCATCTCCCTCCGAAGAAGGTTCTTGATGGTGAAATGGCGCTCCTCTGTCCACAGCAAAATCCGCAGCTTCGGCCCCAGACGGGAGCCCATTCAACAGCTGGATGGCGGCGGTCTTTCCAACTGCAGCCGCATGTCCCGCTTGGCGTCTGCTTTACAGGTCTGGCGTATTTGCTGAGGTTTCTCTGGTCTGGTTCCTTGCCAGCAGCAGCGGCCTTCGCCAGCAAAACATGTGGGAAGGTTCCCTGGCTTGCGCTCTTGTAAAAGCCTTGGCTAATTTGCCCTGGAATCAGCCAAGCGTTTTACAAGAGACTTGGAAAATGCAATTTTGTAGCTCTTCTCGTGCTGCACCAGACTACACATCCCAGCATTCCATAATCAATTACTAtgaaatcatagcactataatttttaatataataGGACCCCACATCTTCAACCATTCCTCAAGGAACTAACAGCATAATCCCTATATTGGTATTTGTGCATCTGTCAATGCTTTGGGAATCCTGCTCTACAACAAAGCCCTTTCATTCTGCTTTCAAGGCTATACAGATCAGTCACTCGAAGCCAAATGTCTATTTACTACTGACCAATTTGGGGCGAATGTGAAATTGGAAGATAAGCAAGGTCATCCCTGATTGATAATTGGATGGGGCACCACTAAGGAATGCCAGGTGATGCTAGCTctttttcagagaaaggaacaggCAAATCCATCCCAAAGGAGTGCTAGcctagaaaatcctatgaaattaatggggtcaccccAAGTCCATAGGTGAGTCAAAAGCACATAAGAGATGTTTCATGTCATTTCTCACTCTGGTCACTAGTTGGCACTGTTCTATTTGTTTTATGGACCatttgtgcagctactttgtgtaaGTCACCTGCAGACTTGTGGAGAACATGACTTTTGTAGGGTTTTTCTTAGGGAAAGAGTATCAGGAGGGGGTTTTGactgtttcttcctctgaaacagagccTCCGACAGCTAGCATTCCTTGGAATTCTGCCATCCAAGTACAAACTAGAGCTGAACGTCCAAGACCAGCATGAACCTGGGACCTTTAGGGCACTGAGGACTGTGGGTAGAGCACATCATTGCCTATCTATAAATTATTACAAATGTTTTTATGTGCAGAACAATGCTTTCAGTTTGGGGACATTTGGATTTCGGCAGGTCATCTGTGCCTTTATACTCCAACCTCGTTGTAGCCTTTATTTCCTATGCCTTAGGCTCTTGGAATACTTCTGGCTGCCTCTCTTCTCtcgctttctccctccctggctgTCAAAATTCAGCTGTTTCAGGAGCCAATCTTTCGAAGGAGGCATCAGGCCTCTTATTTCTGTCTTTTCCTCGAACTGGGCCCAACCAAAACCAAAACAAGGCGCAAGATGCCAACAACCTGGAGCACTCTGGCCTGCTGAAAAGCCATTGTGTTTGATTCTTTTGCCAGGGCTTAGACATGAGCTGCATGGGGCTGTAATCTAGCATGCCATTCCTTGGAAGGAAGCCTCATGGGGCTCAGTAGAGCTTCTGAATAGGAATGCACAAACACCAGGCCATAAAAAGTTCAGGAGTTTCATCAGGTTCTAGAACTTTTGCCTCTGTTGTGGGTTCGGAATGAGAACACTGCCTGAAAAAGGTATTACacagttgttgggttttttttggggggggggggagtgcttaGTATTCACAGTCCTAAatgtatgggttgctgtgagttttccagagtgtagtcttcaacctctgaggatgcctgtcgtagatgtgggtgaaacatcaggacagaatacttctggaacatggccacacagcctagaaaaccacagcaaccgattgattccagccatgaaagccttcgacagcacagTCCTAATGTATCCCCTTGTTTAGATAAATTAAATCTATTTGGGGAGAGAGATGCTGTGTGCAGGTAAGTTCTATCTTCCCCCAGTTTGAGATTTCAGGGCAAAATGACCTAGAGAAATTGAAGTTCAGAAAACATAGTTCCCAAGTGAATTCTGGGCCTGGTGTTTTCGTTGCAtccttgtagaatgaatgcatctacactatagaacaaatgcagtttgacatcacttgagctgccatggctgaatgatctggaatcctgggagtggtcATTTTATGCAACCTTTcccctcctctgccaaagaagacCAGCacattaccaaactacaactcctggtatTCTttcgcattgagccagggcagtgaaAAAGGTCTGCGTTAATTCGACAGAACATGCACCCTATGATGGCATTCAGGATTTCAAACTTCCCTGATCCAGAGGGAGAGACATAAAAACAAACCGGCGATAGAAACAGAAGCACCTGGCATAGACATTACTTATTTGTTGAAAGGGAGTACATTTCAGCTGCCAGAATTTATGGGGCCGTCCTTGACCTTGGAGGAGCTAACTGCTGGTGTTATCCTTCTCGGCCCTCTTACTTCCCTAAAGGAAGCAGGGAGGGGCATATGTGACAAGCCAAAACACCCAGCTCATTAATGGCTCCCTCACCtttgggggtgctttaattttGGTGTTAGGTTGTGTGTTCTGTCGGAACTGTCTCATTCTGATTTGTGTTTTATCCAGTGGGGTGGTGTATCCTTGCAGAGCATCTATTGGCATAACCAAACCAAAAAAGGATTGTCCCTCCAAAGCCTTGAGGAACACTCTTGTGTTGAGCCTTCCAAAGATGGGGAGTCACCAGAATACTCTTGGAGGCATGTCTTATAGTCTTAACAGGTTCCATAAAAGACCAGAATTGAAGGTTATGGATTCATAAAAGGAAACCTGGCAACCAATGCATTGACTCTAGGGTTCGATGTTGTGCCAGACTCCTCTCAGTTAGaatttatgttaaatgtgctCATAAGAGAAACAGGACTCTTTCTGCAAAGAGCAAATGATACTTGTGGGAGACATAAATATGGTCTTTGACAGAAACCTGGATGGGTCTCCTCCTGCCCCTAAACCTCACAAAACCAGGCAGAGATTATTTGAATGACCTCACCAGAATGGACTAATTGATATCTGGACAGATAGAAATCCACTGACAAAATATATTTTAGGTTATTCTTGAACTAGACCACATTTTCACTTCCAAGTTGTTTCAACCTTCTTTGAAGTGTCTATTAATCAGATCCGAGTTTCAGCTCATGTTTCCAACATCCATCCCATTTCATTCACAATAATTAAAGATTGAATAAACATTGAATAGTTTTTGGAATTCAGGGGTGTGGCCTTCATTGGGAAACTAATTGAAAGGGATGATCAAGCAAGATTTATTCTTAGAAACATGGTGT encodes:
- the SDF2L1 gene encoding stromal cell-derived factor 2-like protein 1, with the translated sequence MRRGLGAGFCRLLLLLLFAGGSSRASEAEAGAVTCGSVLKLLNTRHNVRLHSHEVKYGSGSGQQSVTGVEASDDANSYWRIRGKTEGSCQRGMPVKCGQAVRLTHVNTGKNLHTHHFSSPLSNNQEVSAFGDDGEGDDLDVWVVQCGRVYWERDDAVRFKHIGTDVFLSVTGEQYGHPIRGQREVHGMHSPNNHNYWKAMEGVFIKPSLDSTKHDEL